A window from Kovacikia minuta CCNUW1 encodes these proteins:
- a CDS encoding isochorismatase family protein translates to MREKFSVHNAAILLIDHQQGTIKLARNLPREVIIQNTRALARTAKETSMPLVLTSSMETEFQGLLLDDLQAIAPEAYAERVKRPGVVDCWEYEEYKKAVEATGRKKLIMAGLTNDVCIVYPAISAVEDGYEVQVVVDAGGSPTTLADETALRRMEKHGVTLTSTNQVMAELAVSWSHDFGKTIQTIMYEEILAQLINA, encoded by the coding sequence ATGAGGGAAAAATTTTCGGTGCACAACGCCGCCATACTGTTGATTGATCATCAGCAAGGCACAATTAAGCTGGCTCGAAACCTACCGCGAGAAGTGATTATCCAAAATACTCGGGCGCTGGCGCGGACGGCGAAAGAGACCAGTATGCCGTTGGTTTTAACCAGCAGTATGGAAACAGAATTTCAAGGGTTGCTGCTGGATGATTTGCAAGCGATCGCCCCAGAAGCTTACGCAGAGCGGGTAAAACGCCCTGGTGTGGTCGATTGCTGGGAGTACGAAGAATACAAAAAAGCAGTCGAGGCGACAGGCAGGAAAAAGCTGATTATGGCAGGATTAACCAATGACGTTTGTATTGTCTATCCGGCAATCAGTGCCGTCGAAGATGGCTACGAGGTGCAAGTGGTGGTGGATGCGGGTGGCTCCCCTACAACCCTGGCAGATGAAACGGCGTTACGCAGAATGGAAAAGCATGGGGTCACCCTCACTTCAACCAATCAGGTCATGGCAGAATTAGCGGTTTCATGGTCTCATGATTTTGGGAAAACCATTCAAACAATCATGTACGAGGAAATTCTCGCCCAACTGATCAACGCATAG
- a CDS encoding GAF domain-containing sensor histidine kinase, which produces MPNSLPSPQFSQFTLPFPEARSLKDAFGVQSQLLMPTQTRSGRVGVIHCLKWQETRSWSAEEIELLQAVSSQLAVALDQAELYEQSCAATEQAQAQAYELEQALQEIQKTPQLIQTEKMASLGQLVAGVAHEINNPVNFIHGNLLYATQYLQDILDLLDLYQREYPIPTAPIQRKIEAIELEFIAEDLPKLLNSMKIGAERIREIVRSLRTFSRLDEAEVKAVNIHEGIESTLMILQNRLKSKTGKPPILIIKEYGFLPFVQCYAGQLNQVLMNILTNAIDALEEAMADGRWGVGNSQAEQTEGIAAPYCRLPVITIRTDLIQANWIRINIIDNGPGMPEEVQQRLFDPFFTTKPVGKGTGLGMSISYQIITETHGGQLRCNSVMEQGTEFVIEIPVQQD; this is translated from the coding sequence TTGCCCAATTCCTTACCATCCCCCCAATTTTCCCAGTTTACCCTGCCCTTCCCGGAGGCACGATCGCTCAAGGATGCGTTTGGGGTTCAGTCCCAACTGCTGATGCCAACTCAAACGCGGAGTGGCCGGGTGGGAGTGATTCATTGTTTGAAGTGGCAGGAAACCCGCAGTTGGAGCGCGGAAGAAATTGAATTGTTGCAGGCAGTTTCTAGCCAACTGGCAGTTGCGCTTGACCAGGCAGAACTGTACGAACAAAGTTGTGCTGCAACAGAACAGGCACAGGCACAGGCGTATGAATTAGAACAAGCCCTTCAGGAGATTCAGAAAACGCCCCAACTGATCCAGACGGAAAAGATGGCAAGTTTGGGACAACTGGTGGCAGGGGTTGCCCACGAAATCAATAATCCAGTGAATTTTATTCATGGCAATTTGCTATATGCCACACAATATTTGCAGGATATTTTGGATTTGCTGGATCTTTATCAACGGGAATATCCCATTCCGACTGCACCCATCCAGAGAAAGATAGAGGCGATTGAACTGGAGTTTATTGCAGAAGATTTACCCAAACTCCTGAATTCGATGAAAATTGGGGCTGAACGAATTCGGGAAATTGTCCGATCGCTGCGCACCTTCTCCCGCCTGGACGAAGCTGAAGTTAAGGCGGTCAACATCCATGAGGGGATTGAATCCACATTGATGATTTTGCAAAATCGCCTCAAATCAAAAACAGGAAAACCCCCGATTTTAATCATCAAGGAATACGGCTTCTTACCCTTTGTCCAGTGCTATGCCGGGCAGTTGAACCAGGTGTTGATGAATATTCTGACGAATGCGATCGATGCCCTGGAAGAGGCGATGGCTGATGGACGATGGGGCGTTGGCAATTCGCAAGCAGAGCAAACAGAGGGTATTGCTGCTCCCTATTGCCGATTGCCCGTCATTACGATTCGCACCGATTTGATTCAAGCCAATTGGATTCGGATCAATATCATCGACAATGGACCGGGAATGCCAGAAGAAGTGCAGCAACGTCTGTTTGACCCCTTTTTTACCACCAAACCTGTGGGCAAAGGAACTGGCTTAGGCATGTCGATCAGCTATCAAATCATTACAGAAACCCACGGCGGACAACTGCGCTGTAATTCGGTAATGGAACAGGGCACGGAATTTGTGATTGAAATTCCGGTACAACAGGATTAG
- a CDS encoding DUF1877 family protein: MVSRGIHFALTNSQTEAVLAAQNDAELMSVIEEVEEEWNEEYLAQSDKAWNAIHRCLTDGSLLYESGQYPLNHCICGGRQLYNGEDYTVSFVSAVQVKDVVAALSQINQHWMQERYFTLPQNDYGILCNDDFQYIWKWFQEVRQLYKKASIKGRAVIFTVDC; the protein is encoded by the coding sequence ATGGTAAGCCGAGGTATTCACTTTGCGTTGACTAATTCCCAAACTGAGGCTGTACTCGCAGCCCAAAATGATGCTGAGTTAATGTCAGTCATTGAAGAAGTCGAAGAGGAGTGGAACGAGGAGTACCTTGCACAGTCTGACAAAGCCTGGAATGCAATTCACCGTTGCTTGACAGATGGTAGCTTACTCTACGAGAGCGGGCAGTATCCACTCAATCATTGCATTTGTGGCGGTCGGCAACTTTATAACGGAGAGGATTACACTGTTTCCTTTGTGTCTGCGGTGCAAGTAAAAGATGTTGTGGCTGCACTTAGTCAAATCAATCAGCATTGGATGCAAGAAAGATACTTCACGCTTCCACAGAATGATTATGGAATACTGTGTAATGATGACTTTCAGTACATATGGAAGTGGTTTCAGGAGGTAAGGCAGTTATACAAAAAGGCATCAATCAAGGGTCGAGCAGTAATTTTTACAGTTGATTGTTAA
- a CDS encoding WG repeat-containing protein, whose protein sequence is MRVNHKYGYIDKAGNWVVKPQFMLAAPFSEGLAAVKLNGKYGYIDTKGQMAIAPQYDDSWAFSEGFAVVRVGKKWGYLNKTNKIAIKPQFDGAFQFSESMARVRLGEQWGYVNRQGEISIRPQFSFASDFANGFAAVQMNDKWGYIDKSGQPMGDRQFDFASDFSEGFAAVQTNGKWGFIDKSGKLIVPAIFDNVGPFSEGLARVQVGDKWGYISPP, encoded by the coding sequence GTGCGGGTCAATCACAAGTATGGCTATATCGATAAGGCAGGCAACTGGGTGGTCAAACCCCAATTCATGCTGGCGGCTCCTTTTTCCGAGGGGTTGGCAGCAGTCAAGCTGAATGGGAAGTATGGCTACATCGATACCAAAGGGCAAATGGCGATCGCTCCCCAGTACGATGATTCCTGGGCATTTTCGGAAGGATTTGCAGTAGTTCGGGTTGGCAAAAAGTGGGGGTATCTGAACAAAACGAACAAGATTGCCATTAAACCCCAGTTTGATGGCGCATTTCAGTTTTCTGAATCGATGGCGCGGGTTCGTCTGGGTGAGCAGTGGGGCTATGTCAATCGTCAGGGTGAGATCAGCATCCGTCCCCAGTTCAGCTTTGCCTCCGACTTTGCCAACGGGTTCGCTGCCGTGCAGATGAACGATAAATGGGGCTACATCGACAAATCTGGTCAACCAATGGGCGATCGTCAATTTGACTTTGCCTCCGACTTTTCCGAAGGGTTCGCAGCCGTGCAAACCAATGGCAAATGGGGCTTTATCGATAAATCCGGCAAACTCATTGTCCCGGCTATTTTTGACAACGTTGGCCCCTTCTCGGAAGGACTGGCACGGGTTCAGGTTGGCGACAAATGGGGCTATATCAGCCCGCCCTAA
- a CDS encoding type II toxin-antitoxin system VapC family toxin, whose translation MLLDTSGLLCYIHQNEPQHQEAVQFLSSTNKKFLTHSYVLAELIALALIRRFPRPAVLAFVMDLLDNPDIEIVWVGEELHREGMKLLMERQDKTYSLCDAVSFVLMRQRGMTEALTTDRHFEQEGFVRLLQSAP comes from the coding sequence GTGCTTTTAGATACGTCAGGATTATTGTGTTATATCCATCAAAATGAGCCACAGCATCAAGAAGCGGTGCAGTTTCTCAGCAGCACCAACAAGAAATTTTTGACTCATAGTTATGTTTTAGCTGAGCTGATTGCGTTGGCATTGATACGTCGTTTTCCTCGTCCTGCGGTGCTGGCATTTGTGATGGATTTGCTTGATAATCCAGATATCGAAATAGTTTGGGTAGGTGAAGAACTGCATCGAGAAGGCATGAAACTGTTGATGGAACGGCAAGACAAAACTTATTCGTTGTGTGATGCAGTCAGTTTTGTTTTGATGCGTCAACGTGGAATGACAGAGGCACTGACCACTGATCGGCATTTTGAGCAGGAGGGCTTTGTCAGGTTGTTACAGTCAGCCCCCTAA
- a CDS encoding antibiotic biosynthesis monooxygenase family protein, which yields MPTISPSADVLVAINVFTVAPENQSRLIELLTRATESDVSLAPGFISASLHRSRDGRKVTMYAQWRNWEHYERMRASPTSSPFLTEALTFASFEPGFYHVVRVFSPGGGGDA from the coding sequence ATGCCGACCATTTCTCCCAGTGCCGATGTATTGGTGGCCATCAACGTGTTCACAGTTGCGCCAGAAAACCAATCGCGGCTTATAGAGTTGCTAACTCGTGCGACCGAATCGGACGTGAGCCTTGCGCCAGGATTTATCTCTGCCTCTCTACATCGCAGCCGGGATGGCAGGAAAGTCACCATGTACGCGCAATGGCGCAATTGGGAACACTACGAACGGATGCGCGCAAGTCCTACGTCCAGTCCGTTTCTCACCGAAGCCCTAACGTTCGCTTCATTTGAGCCAGGGTTCTACCATGTCGTGCGGGTGTTTTCCCCAGGTGGCGGAGGTGACGCCTAA
- a CDS encoding GAF domain-containing protein has protein sequence MSDTVNQEVLHLREQVATLEQLLEVYERETLEKSTKLEQALASLQEHTHKLELSEARYRKLARQKELLNRLVSQIRQSLDPDTILEATVSELRWLLRLDSCIFWWYLPESSRFQAVYRVLRNGWTATSQSKALRHQLCGRCPR, from the coding sequence GTGAGTGACACGGTAAATCAAGAAGTTTTGCATCTCAGGGAGCAGGTTGCCACTCTGGAGCAACTGCTAGAGGTGTATGAACGTGAAACCCTTGAGAAATCTACCAAACTGGAGCAAGCCCTGGCTTCGCTCCAGGAACACACTCATAAATTAGAGCTTTCGGAAGCCCGCTATCGAAAATTAGCCAGACAAAAGGAATTACTGAATCGATTGGTTAGCCAAATCAGGCAATCCCTCGATCCGGACACAATTCTGGAAGCAACCGTGAGCGAACTTCGCTGGTTGTTGCGGTTAGACTCCTGTATTTTCTGGTGGTATTTGCCGGAATCGTCCAGGTTTCAGGCGGTTTATCGAGTCCTACGCAACGGATGGACTGCAACATCTCAGTCAAAAGCATTACGTCATCAACTGTGCGGGCGATGCCCACGCTAA
- the clpB gene encoding ATP-dependent chaperone ClpB has translation MQPTNPNQFTEKAWEAIVRTTDIVKQAQQQQIESEHLMKALLEQEGLATSVFSKLGANVQQLRDRTEEFIRKQPKISGSGSNVYLGRSLDALLDRADTYRKEYGDEFISVEHLLLGYARDDRFGKALLTEFRLDETKLKTAIDQIRGSQKVTDQNPEGKYESLEKYGRDLTQYAREGKLDPVIGRDDEIRRTIQILSRRTKNNPVLIGEPGVGKTAIAEGLAQRIISGDVPQSLKDRQLIALDMGALIAGAKYRGEFEERLKAVLKEVTDSRGQIILFIDEIHTVVGAGATQGAMDAGNLLKPMLARGELRCIGATTLDEYRKYIEKDAALERRFQQVFVDQPSVEDTISILRGLKERYEVHHGVKISDSALVAAATLSTRYISDRFLPDKAIDLVDEAAAKLKMEITSKPEELDEVDRKILQLEMEKLSLQKETDPASRDRLERLEKELADLKEEQSTLNAQWQAEKDSITQIQTLKEEIDRVNIEIQQAERDYDLNRAAELKYGRMTDLNRQLEVAEEKLSQTQTSGKSMLREEVTEQDIAEIISKWTGIPISKLVESEMQKLLHLEDELHHRVIGQDEAVTAVADAIQRSRAGLADPNRPTASFIFLGPTGVGKTELAKALAAYLFDTEEALVRIDMSEYMEKHAVSRLIGAPPGYVGYDEGGQLTESIRRRPYAVVLFDEIEKAHPDVFNVMLQILDDGRVTDSQGHTVDFKNTIIIMTSNIGSQFILDLAGDDRRYDEMRSRVIDAMRAQFRPEFLNRVDEFIIFHSLQKSELREIVKLQTLRLSQRLSDRKMALKLSDAATDFLAEVGYDPVYGARPLKRAIQRELETAIAKAILRSEFTDGDTIFVDVENERLAFKRLPSELLTTQ, from the coding sequence ATGCAACCAACCAACCCCAATCAATTTACCGAGAAAGCATGGGAAGCCATTGTTCGCACCACTGATATTGTTAAGCAGGCGCAGCAGCAGCAGATTGAGTCGGAACACCTGATGAAGGCACTGCTGGAACAGGAAGGGCTTGCCACCAGCGTTTTCAGTAAGTTGGGTGCAAATGTCCAACAATTACGCGATCGTACAGAAGAATTCATCCGCAAGCAGCCCAAGATTTCTGGAAGTGGCAGCAATGTTTATCTGGGACGTAGTTTGGATGCATTGCTTGACCGCGCGGATACCTATCGGAAAGAGTATGGGGATGAATTTATTTCCGTTGAGCATTTACTCTTAGGGTATGCGCGGGACGATCGCTTTGGCAAAGCATTGCTGACAGAATTTAGACTAGATGAAACCAAGCTGAAGACCGCAATAGACCAGATTCGAGGAAGTCAAAAGGTGACGGATCAAAACCCGGAAGGCAAATATGAATCCCTGGAGAAATATGGGCGCGACCTGACCCAGTACGCCCGCGAAGGCAAGCTAGACCCGGTGATTGGGCGGGATGACGAAATTCGTCGCACAATTCAAATCCTTTCCCGTCGCACCAAAAACAATCCGGTGCTGATTGGAGAACCCGGTGTGGGTAAAACAGCGATCGCTGAAGGGCTGGCACAGCGGATCATCAGCGGTGATGTGCCCCAATCCCTTAAGGATCGTCAACTGATTGCCCTGGATATGGGTGCCCTGATTGCCGGAGCCAAGTACCGGGGTGAGTTTGAAGAGCGGTTGAAAGCCGTTCTCAAGGAAGTGACCGACTCCAGGGGACAGATTATTTTGTTTATCGACGAAATTCATACTGTGGTTGGTGCCGGGGCAACCCAGGGCGCAATGGATGCCGGAAACCTGCTGAAGCCCATGCTGGCGCGGGGTGAACTGCGCTGTATCGGTGCCACGACCCTGGATGAATATCGCAAATATATTGAAAAAGATGCGGCTCTGGAACGTCGCTTTCAGCAGGTGTTTGTCGATCAACCCAGTGTGGAAGATACCATCTCTATCCTGCGGGGGCTGAAGGAACGGTACGAAGTTCACCACGGAGTAAAAATTTCCGACAGTGCCCTGGTTGCAGCGGCAACCCTGTCTACCCGCTATATCAGCGATCGCTTCCTGCCTGACAAAGCAATTGACCTGGTGGACGAGGCGGCTGCCAAGTTAAAAATGGAGATTACCTCTAAACCCGAAGAACTGGATGAGGTCGATCGCAAAATTCTGCAACTGGAGATGGAGAAGCTATCGCTTCAGAAGGAAACTGATCCGGCTTCCCGCGATCGGCTGGAACGTCTGGAAAAAGAACTGGCGGATCTAAAAGAGGAACAAAGCACCCTCAATGCCCAATGGCAGGCAGAAAAAGATAGCATCACGCAAATTCAAACCCTGAAGGAAGAGATCGATCGGGTCAACATTGAAATTCAACAGGCGGAACGCGACTACGACCTCAATCGGGCAGCGGAACTGAAGTACGGCAGAATGACCGACCTCAATCGCCAACTTGAAGTGGCGGAGGAGAAGCTTTCCCAGACCCAAACGAGTGGTAAATCGATGCTGCGGGAAGAGGTTACCGAACAGGACATTGCCGAAATCATTTCCAAGTGGACGGGGATTCCAATCAGCAAACTGGTGGAATCCGAAATGCAAAAGCTGTTGCATTTGGAAGATGAACTGCACCACCGGGTGATTGGTCAAGATGAGGCAGTCACAGCGGTTGCTGATGCCATTCAGCGTTCTCGCGCTGGGTTGGCAGACCCCAACCGTCCCACTGCTAGCTTTATCTTCCTGGGGCCAACGGGTGTCGGTAAGACTGAACTGGCGAAAGCCCTGGCAGCTTATCTGTTTGACACGGAAGAGGCACTGGTTCGCATCGACATGTCTGAGTACATGGAGAAACATGCGGTTTCCCGCCTGATTGGTGCGCCTCCAGGTTATGTGGGCTATGACGAAGGTGGACAACTCACCGAGTCGATTCGGCGGCGTCCCTATGCAGTGGTGCTATTCGACGAAATCGAAAAAGCTCACCCTGATGTGTTCAACGTCATGTTGCAAATTCTGGACGATGGACGGGTAACCGACTCCCAGGGGCACACGGTGGACTTTAAGAACACCATCATCATCATGACCAGCAACATCGGTTCCCAGTTCATTCTCGATCTGGCAGGTGACGACCGCCGCTACGATGAGATGCGCAGTCGGGTGATTGATGCCATGCGGGCCCAGTTCCGTCCCGAATTCCTCAACCGGGTGGATGAGTTCATCATCTTCCACAGCTTACAAAAGAGCGAACTGCGGGAAATCGTCAAACTCCAAACCCTGCGACTATCGCAACGGTTGTCCGATCGCAAGATGGCGCTTAAGCTATCGGATGCGGCAACCGACTTCCTTGCCGAGGTGGGTTACGATCCGGTCTATGGTGCCCGTCCGTTGAAGCGGGCAATTCAACGGGAACTGGAAACCGCGATCGCCAAAGCCATCCTGCGCAGCGAATTTACCGATGGCGACACGATCTTTGTCGATGTCGAAAATGAGCGGTTAGCATTCAAGCGACTGCCATCGGAACTCCTGACGACTCAGTAG
- a CDS encoding IS1 family transposase: MKLYLLCPTCGSDDIKKNGTTRRGKQNYRCRDCGRQFVEDPQWKRIEPDRTALIDRLLLEKIPLAGIARVMEVSEDWLQRYVNEYYEQVPQQTQVESKPKGSHQVQMDELWSFVDHKGNKQWVWLALDVVTREIIGCFIGDRSKESAQGLWESLPAVYRQCGVVYTDDWEAYKSVLPSKRHRVVGKETGLTSYIERFNNTLRQRVSRLVRKTLSFSKSIENHKAAIWNFIHHYNEQLHVTG, translated from the coding sequence ATGAAGCTCTATCTTCTTTGCCCAACCTGTGGTTCCGACGACATCAAGAAAAACGGTACGACTCGTCGGGGCAAGCAGAATTACCGCTGTCGAGACTGCGGTCGTCAGTTTGTCGAAGATCCGCAGTGGAAACGCATCGAGCCTGACCGCACTGCCCTCATTGATCGCCTGTTACTGGAGAAGATCCCTTTGGCAGGTATTGCTCGTGTGATGGAGGTATCTGAGGACTGGTTGCAGCGTTATGTCAATGAATACTATGAGCAGGTTCCTCAACAAACGCAGGTAGAGTCCAAACCCAAAGGCTCTCATCAAGTGCAGATGGACGAGTTGTGGTCGTTTGTAGACCACAAAGGGAACAAGCAATGGGTCTGGTTGGCATTGGATGTGGTAACACGCGAGATCATTGGGTGCTTCATTGGCGACCGCTCCAAGGAGTCGGCACAGGGCTTATGGGAGTCACTGCCTGCGGTTTATCGACAATGTGGGGTGGTTTATACCGATGACTGGGAGGCATACAAATCGGTGTTGCCCAGCAAACGGCATCGAGTTGTGGGTAAAGAGACGGGATTAACCAGTTACATTGAGCGCTTTAACAACACACTCAGACAACGTGTATCCCGGTTAGTGAGAAAGACCTTATCCTTCTCAAAGAGCATCGAGAATCACAAAGCTGCGATTTGGAATTTTATTCATCATTACAACGAGCAGCTTCACGTTACAGGATGA
- a CDS encoding IS110 family RNA-guided transposase codes for MPSSQPELSMVNPNAAGIDLGADYHWVSVPEGRDSECVRRFGCFTADLYAMAAWLKQCGIETVVMEATGVYWIAVFQILETQGFEVKLVNARQGKTVPGRKSDVLDCQWLRQLHSDGLLAGSFRPDDQICVLRSYIRQRDTLIKSASTHIQRMQKALTQMNVQLHRVISDISGTTGLTIIRAIVSGERDLHKLAALKDRRIHASTDEIAVALNGDYRPELVFVLHQELQLYDVFETQIAACDAEIEACLNQFADRIEVATNPLPAAKRRGKKQPGNAPSFDLRTHLYRISGVDFTQVDGFGVLTVLTLLSELGLDPSKFPSAKHFASCLGLCPGSRITGGKRKSSQTRQVANRVATALRMAAQTLVRSHSALGAFHRRMQARLGAPKAITATAHKLARIFYHLWTSGEAFVDPGMETYEQQDQERVVKNLKKKARALGFDLVAKPAAPECVS; via the coding sequence ATGCCGTCATCACAGCCTGAACTCTCGATGGTCAATCCGAATGCCGCAGGCATTGATCTGGGCGCGGACTACCATTGGGTGAGCGTTCCAGAGGGACGAGACAGTGAATGCGTTCGCCGCTTTGGGTGTTTTACCGCTGACCTATATGCGATGGCAGCGTGGCTCAAACAGTGTGGCATTGAGACCGTGGTAATGGAAGCAACCGGAGTGTATTGGATTGCGGTATTTCAGATTCTCGAAACGCAAGGATTTGAAGTCAAGTTAGTCAATGCTCGACAGGGAAAAACCGTACCGGGACGCAAAAGTGATGTGCTCGACTGTCAATGGTTGCGACAACTCCATAGCGATGGGTTACTAGCAGGCTCCTTCCGTCCTGATGACCAAATCTGTGTGCTGCGTAGCTACATTCGCCAGCGCGATACCTTGATCAAGAGTGCCAGCACTCACATTCAGCGGATGCAAAAAGCCTTGACTCAGATGAATGTACAACTGCACCGGGTGATTAGCGATATCAGCGGCACGACTGGACTTACAATCATTCGGGCGATTGTGTCTGGCGAACGAGACTTGCACAAACTCGCAGCACTCAAAGATCGCCGCATTCATGCCAGTACGGATGAGATTGCGGTGGCATTGAATGGCGACTACCGCCCGGAACTGGTGTTTGTGCTGCATCAGGAATTACAACTCTACGATGTCTTTGAGACCCAGATTGCCGCCTGTGATGCTGAAATTGAAGCGTGCCTCAATCAGTTTGCAGACCGCATTGAAGTTGCCACAAACCCCTTACCTGCTGCCAAACGACGTGGAAAAAAACAACCCGGAAATGCCCCAAGCTTTGATTTGCGAACGCATTTGTACCGCATCAGTGGCGTGGACTTCACTCAAGTTGATGGCTTTGGAGTCCTCACCGTCCTGACGCTGTTGTCTGAGTTGGGCTTAGACCCGTCAAAATTTCCCTCAGCTAAGCATTTTGCCTCTTGCTTAGGGCTGTGTCCAGGCAGCCGAATCACAGGCGGCAAGCGCAAGAGTTCGCAGACTCGCCAAGTGGCTAATCGCGTTGCAACGGCGCTACGAATGGCAGCACAGACCTTGGTGCGATCCCATTCTGCCTTGGGTGCATTTCATCGTCGGATGCAAGCGCGACTTGGCGCACCCAAAGCAATTACGGCAACGGCTCACAAACTCGCTCGCATCTTCTATCACCTGTGGACTTCCGGCGAGGCGTTTGTCGATCCAGGCATGGAAACTTATGAGCAGCAGGATCAAGAACGAGTGGTCAAGAACCTTAAGAAAAAGGCGCGGGCGCTCGGATTTGACCTTGTTGCCAAACCTGCTGCCCCGGAGTGTGTTTCTTAG
- a CDS encoding MOSC domain-containing protein codes for MIVVTLFLKAPPGSSVECPQLTLECGYGVAGDLSAAAGSPRQVLIVSQQTLREFDLAPGDLHENILMDAPTETLVSGQVIQIGEALIRPTFLCEPCSQLETIRKGLAKQIKGKRGVLGTVVRSGTIAVGDPMIQTSYRLPALAEDARGRFAEFVARIPPGKVVTMADLVLALGVTRAYYRVFPTWIKKAPADLPVHRIVAIDGSLLTRSIPDQAEQLAREGIALIAGKVDDHDRWQPENFHQGI; via the coding sequence ATGATTGTTGTCACGCTATTTCTTAAAGCACCCCCCGGCTCCAGTGTGGAATGCCCGCAACTGACCCTTGAGTGTGGCTATGGCGTTGCCGGTGATTTGAGCGCTGCGGCGGGCAGTCCACGCCAGGTATTGATTGTCAGTCAACAAACGCTGAGAGAGTTTGATTTAGCTCCAGGAGACCTGCACGAAAATATTTTGATGGATGCTCCCACTGAAACGCTGGTTTCGGGACAGGTGATTCAAATTGGGGAAGCGTTGATCCGTCCGACCTTTTTGTGCGAACCCTGTTCCCAGTTGGAAACCATCCGCAAGGGATTGGCGAAACAAATCAAAGGGAAGCGTGGAGTTTTGGGAACGGTTGTCAGAAGTGGGACGATCGCGGTGGGTGATCCGATGATTCAGACTTCCTATCGGCTTCCAGCACTCGCTGAAGATGCCAGAGGTAGATTCGCTGAATTTGTTGCCCGAATCCCTCCTGGGAAAGTAGTGACAATGGCTGATCTGGTATTGGCATTGGGAGTCACCCGCGCCTATTACCGGGTTTTTCCAACATGGATTAAAAAAGCACCAGCTGATCTTCCCGTACATCGAATTGTGGCGATTGACGGTAGTCTGTTAACCCGCTCCATTCCAGACCAGGCAGAACAATTAGCCAGAGAAGGGATTGCCCTGATTGCGGGAAAAGTAGACGATCACGATCGCTGGCAACCCGAAAATTTCCATCAGGGCATTTGA
- a CDS encoding winged helix-turn-helix transcriptional regulator, protein MQRQQPTTLFDSHPYLRQTLDLVADKWVVAALYILSHGTKRYGELQREIGDISQRMLTRTLRDLERNGLVDRKVYPVVPPMVEYSLTPLGQTLNQVLKCLCDWSTANFAAVEAARSRYDKIG, encoded by the coding sequence ATGCAAAGACAGCAACCTACCACCTTATTCGACTCCCATCCCTATTTACGACAAACCCTTGACCTCGTTGCCGATAAATGGGTGGTAGCAGCTCTATATATTCTTTCCCACGGAACAAAGCGCTATGGGGAATTGCAGCGGGAGATAGGTGACATTTCGCAACGGATGTTAACCCGTACTTTGCGTGACCTGGAACGGAACGGGCTGGTCGATCGCAAGGTATATCCTGTTGTGCCACCGATGGTTGAGTATTCGCTCACACCCCTGGGGCAAACCTTAAACCAGGTCTTGAAATGTCTATGTGACTGGTCAACCGCCAACTTTGCAGCGGTTGAAGCTGCCAGAAGCCGCTACGACAAGATTGGGTAG
- a CDS encoding WG repeat-containing protein, whose translation MSKISQNPKSAGVCAIATLSLCSLTLVACNPLNQSQPRSQFVAAIQPEQFTRSELEGSHRVAQTPSKNIAPQFDSAADFSEGLALVGFEQTYGFINKAGKVMVKPDLPLNGMSSFAEGRAVVRIENGYALIDQKGQLLTDTQYERNRQIFQRVGSGAGQSQVWLYR comes from the coding sequence ATGTCAAAGATTTCCCAGAATCCAAAATCAGCAGGTGTATGCGCGATCGCAACCCTCAGCCTTTGTTCCCTGACCCTCGTTGCCTGTAACCCACTCAATCAAAGTCAGCCGCGGAGCCAATTTGTTGCGGCAATCCAGCCTGAACAGTTTACTCGCTCTGAACTTGAAGGATCACATCGGGTTGCTCAAACTCCTTCAAAGAATATTGCTCCCCAATTTGACAGTGCCGCGGATTTTTCGGAGGGGTTGGCTCTGGTTGGGTTTGAGCAGACCTATGGGTTTATTAATAAAGCTGGCAAGGTCATGGTCAAGCCGGATTTGCCGCTCAATGGCATGTCCTCCTTTGCCGAGGGGCGGGCAGTTGTGCGAATTGAGAACGGCTATGCATTGATCGACCAGAAGGGGCAATTGCTCACCGATACTCAGTACGAGAGAAATCGCCAAATTTTCCAACGGGTTGGCAGCGGTGCGGGTCAATCACAAGTATGGCTATATCGATAA